One Candidatus Acidiferrales bacterium genomic region harbors:
- the accB gene encoding acetyl-CoA carboxylase biotin carboxyl carrier protein: MKAKGKKSSSSGSQSSHSPSPDLREISKILDFMSEHGLEEFEFENGAVRIRLRKGQAQFHGGTPFRAAQPTPEIVVARSVQPEASAAVPQPAPDTNKENLHVIKSPIVGTFYASPGPNAEPFVRVGDRVNTGQVLCIIEAMKLMNEIEADVAGEVMRILVENGQPVEYGEPLFAIHPSRKQ, from the coding sequence ATGAAGGCAAAAGGCAAGAAAAGCAGTTCGTCAGGCTCACAATCTTCGCATTCGCCATCACCGGATCTCCGCGAGATCTCTAAGATCCTTGATTTCATGAGCGAGCATGGCCTCGAGGAGTTTGAATTCGAGAACGGTGCTGTGCGGATCCGGCTTCGCAAAGGGCAAGCCCAGTTCCACGGAGGAACTCCATTTCGGGCGGCCCAACCTACGCCGGAAATCGTGGTGGCGCGATCTGTTCAGCCCGAGGCATCTGCTGCCGTGCCGCAGCCTGCTCCCGATACCAACAAGGAAAATCTTCACGTCATAAAATCCCCCATTGTCGGCACTTTTTACGCGTCTCCAGGCCCTAACGCGGAGCCCTTTGTTCGCGTCGGGGATCGCGTGAATACCGGGCAGGTTCTGTGCATCATTGAAGCCATGAAATTGATGAACGAAATTGAAGCCGACGTGGCCGGGGAAGTTATGCGCATATTGGTGGAAAACGGGCAGCCGGTGGAGTATGGCGAGCCTCTTTTTGCAATCCATCCCAGCCGGAAACAGTGA
- a CDS encoding Xaa-Pro peptidase family protein: MQQQMGAEGLDAFVVTHLPNVFYLTSFSGSSAILVVTPSDATLISDTRYTTQVREEVAAAKVQIVRGSLLAGAAKRLKAIRARRVGFEAVRLTVMQERTLEGMAGKRIQWFAWDGRIEMVRAIKDAEEIQIIREAGGIACAAWNDILPLVKVGVRESDLAAEIEYRMRRRGAWGAAFELIVASGERGALPHARASRKAIKKNELVVFDLGAILRGYSSDLTRTVFVGRAPKEIKRRYKVVLEAQESARLALKPGVRGGEVDAAARRVLQRAGLGDKFIHSTGHGLGLEVHEIPRLGRGDKSILRTGMVVTLEPGVYFEGQGGIRIEDDVVLTETGAEYLTQAKRELIELG; this comes from the coding sequence TTGCAGCAGCAGATGGGTGCCGAGGGCCTCGACGCCTTCGTGGTAACCCATCTTCCGAACGTCTTCTACTTAACCTCCTTTTCTGGTAGTTCGGCGATTCTGGTAGTGACCCCTTCCGACGCCACTCTCATTTCGGATACTCGCTACACAACCCAAGTCAGAGAGGAAGTGGCCGCGGCCAAGGTCCAGATTGTCCGGGGTTCGCTCCTGGCGGGCGCCGCAAAGCGATTAAAGGCCATCCGGGCGCGCCGAGTTGGGTTTGAGGCCGTTAGGCTCACGGTCATGCAAGAGCGCACGCTCGAGGGGATGGCCGGGAAGAGGATACAGTGGTTTGCCTGGGATGGCCGGATTGAGATGGTGCGTGCGATCAAGGATGCCGAAGAGATACAGATTATCCGCGAGGCCGGAGGAATCGCTTGCGCGGCATGGAACGATATATTGCCACTGGTAAAGGTTGGAGTGCGGGAGTCGGATCTGGCGGCTGAGATTGAGTACCGTATGCGGCGCAGGGGGGCCTGGGGCGCCGCCTTTGAGTTAATTGTCGCATCGGGGGAGCGAGGGGCCTTGCCGCACGCCCGCGCCAGCCGGAAGGCTATCAAGAAAAACGAGTTGGTGGTCTTTGACCTGGGTGCTATACTCCGCGGTTATTCGAGTGACCTGACGCGGACGGTTTTCGTGGGGCGGGCGCCGAAGGAGATCAAGCGGCGCTACAAGGTCGTACTCGAAGCGCAGGAATCCGCGCGATTGGCGCTGAAGCCGGGCGTGCGTGGCGGAGAAGTGGATGCAGCAGCTAGGCGGGTTCTCCAGCGCGCTGGGCTAGGCGATAAGTTTATCCACAGCACCGGACATGGACTTGGACTGGAAGTCCATGAGATACCTCGGCTAGGCCGTGGGGATAAGTCGATCCTGCGAACGGGAATGGTGGTAACCCTCGAGCCAGGGGTCTATTTTGAGGGGCAGGGCGGCATCCGAATTGAGGATGACGTGGTTTTGACGGAAACGGGTGCTGAGTATCTGACGCAGGCTAAACGGGAGCTGATCGAACTCGGATGA
- the accC gene encoding acetyl-CoA carboxylase biotin carboxylase subunit: protein MFRKILIANRGEIALRVLCACQELGIQTVAVYSEADRNSLHVRFADEAVCIGPPRSSESYLNIPHVISAAEITNVDAIHPGYGFLSENANFAEVCEASHITFIGPSPEVIRMMGEKDRARREMAAAGLPIIPGSPGVVPDEETAQKLAEEIGFPVLIKAAEGGGGRGMRVVRKRDELVSAFQTARNEAQQAFGSPNVYIEKLVERPRHIEFQVIGDKHGNVTHLRERECSIQRRHQKIIEESPSPALDAKARDAMGNRVAKALAKLGYSNAGTVEFLRDEASGELYFIEVNARIQVEHPVTEMVSGVDLVKAQIRLAAGEKLDAVLRKPNFHGHAIECRINAEDPVTFAPSAGRITAFRVPGGPGIRVDTALYSEAVVPPYYDSLVAKLVAFGDDRAEAIARMSRALDQFVIEGIKTSIPLHKKIFEDADFIAGRLDTHFLDRYEAAAVK from the coding sequence ATGTTTCGAAAAATTCTGATTGCCAATCGAGGCGAGATAGCGCTTCGCGTGCTCTGTGCATGCCAAGAGCTTGGGATACAGACGGTTGCCGTCTATTCGGAAGCTGACCGCAATTCACTGCATGTGCGATTCGCCGATGAAGCGGTTTGCATCGGACCGCCGCGTTCTTCTGAGAGTTACCTGAATATTCCGCATGTCATCAGCGCTGCGGAAATCACCAATGTGGACGCCATTCACCCGGGTTACGGATTCCTCTCAGAAAATGCCAATTTTGCGGAAGTCTGCGAGGCTTCACACATCACGTTTATTGGGCCTTCTCCGGAAGTGATCCGCATGATGGGCGAGAAGGATCGTGCGCGGCGTGAAATGGCCGCCGCCGGGTTGCCGATCATTCCCGGTAGCCCGGGAGTGGTGCCGGACGAAGAGACGGCCCAGAAACTAGCCGAGGAGATCGGCTTTCCGGTGCTTATCAAGGCTGCGGAGGGCGGTGGCGGACGCGGGATGCGCGTGGTGCGCAAACGTGACGAACTTGTCTCCGCATTTCAAACCGCGCGAAACGAGGCACAGCAGGCCTTCGGCAGCCCGAACGTATACATCGAGAAGCTCGTCGAGCGGCCGCGGCACATCGAGTTCCAAGTGATTGGAGACAAGCACGGGAATGTGACGCATCTCCGGGAGCGCGAATGCTCAATTCAACGGCGACACCAGAAAATCATCGAGGAATCCCCTTCGCCCGCGCTAGATGCGAAGGCGCGCGATGCCATGGGCAACCGCGTGGCGAAGGCGCTGGCGAAACTTGGATATTCAAATGCGGGAACGGTGGAATTTCTGCGGGATGAAGCTTCAGGCGAACTTTATTTTATCGAAGTGAACGCGCGGATTCAGGTGGAGCATCCCGTCACAGAGATGGTTTCCGGCGTGGATCTCGTGAAGGCACAGATTCGGCTTGCGGCGGGCGAGAAACTGGATGCCGTGCTGCGGAAGCCCAACTTCCACGGCCACGCAATCGAGTGCCGGATCAATGCCGAGGACCCGGTGACGTTTGCACCTTCGGCGGGCCGAATCACGGCGTTTCGCGTTCCAGGCGGCCCAGGGATTCGCGTGGATACCGCGCTCTATTCCGAGGCGGTTGTGCCGCCGTATTACGATTCGCTCGTGGCGAAATTGGTAGCGTTTGGAGACGACCGAGCCGAAGCCATCGCACGAATGTCGCGGGCACTCGATCAGTTCGTGATCGAGGGAATCAAAACATCGATTCCGCTACATAAGAAGATTTTTGAAGATGCGGATTTCATCGCTGGGCGGCTCGACACGCATTTTCTCGACCGCTACGAAGCGGCTGCGGTTAAATAG